The proteins below are encoded in one region of Takifugu rubripes chromosome 1, fTakRub1.2, whole genome shotgun sequence:
- the prkar1ab gene encoding protein kinase, cAMP-dependent, regulatory, type I, alpha (tissue specific extinguisher 1) b — MASGSTSSEEERSLRECEQYVQKHNIQQLLKDCIVQLCTSRPDRPMAFLREYFERLEKEEVKQIQNQQKASNSRSDSRDEEVSPPMNPVVKGRRRRGAFSAEVYTEEDAASYVRKVIPKDYKTMAALAKAIEKNVLFSHLDDNERSDIFDAMFPVTYIAGETVILQGDEGDNFYVIDQGEMDVYVNNEWVTSIGEGGSFGELALIYGTPRAATVRAKTNVKLWGIDRDSYRRILMGSTLRKRKMYEEFLRKVSILESLDKWERLTVADALEPVQFEDGQKIVVQGEPGDEFFIILEGSAAVLQRRSENEEFVEVGRLGPSDYFGEIALLMNRPRAATVVARGPLKCVKLDRPRFERVLGPCSDILKRNIQQYNSFVSLSV; from the exons ATGGCATCTGGAAGTACgagcagcgaggaggagcggagcTTGAGGGAGTGTGAGCAGTAtgtgcagaaacacaacattcagcagctgctgaaggactGCATTGTCCAGCTGTGCACTTCGAGGCCCGACAGGCCCATGGCTTTCCTCAGGGAGTACTTTGAGAGGCTGGAAAAG GAAGAGGTGAAGCAGATTCAGAATCAGCAGAAGGCTAGCAATTCCCGATCAGACTCGCGCGATGAGGAGGTGTCCCCACCTATGAACCCCGTGGTGAAGGGCCGCAGACGGAGAGGAGCCTTCAGTGCAGAGGTCTACACAGAGGAGGATGCTGCCTCATATGTCAGAAAG GTCATTCCAAAAGACTACAAGACAATGGCAGCCTTGGCCAAAGCTATTGAAAAGAACGTGCTGTTCTCACACCTGGACGACAATGAAAGGAG TGACATATTTGATGCAATGTTTCCAGTCACTTACATTGCTGGAGAAACTGTTATTCTGCAGG GTGACGAAGGTGACAATTTTTATGTGATTGACCAGGGCGAGATGGAT GTGTATGTGAACAATGAGTGGGTCACCAGTATTGGGGAAGGAGGCAGCTTTGGGGAGCTGGCTCTTATATATGGCACCCCAAGAGCAGCCACAGTTAGAGCTAAGACCAATGTGAAGCTGTGGGGCATTGACAGAGACAGTTACAGGAGAATACTTATG GGAAGCACTttgagaaagagaaagatgtACGAGGAGTTCCTGAGGAAAGTTTCTATTTTAG AGTCTCTTGATAAGTGGGAGCGTTTGACTGTGGCTGATGCCTTGGAGCCTGTCCAGTTTGAGGATGGACAGAAGATTGTTGTGCAGGGAGAACCTGGAGATGAATTCTTCATCATCTTAGAG GGTTCTGCGGCGGTGTTGCAGCGTCGTTCAGAGAACGAGGAGTTTGTTGAAGTGGGCCGGTTAGGGCCTTCTGACTACTTTG GTGAAATCGCTCTGCTGATGAACCGACCTCGCGCCGCCACCGTGGTGGCCCGTGGGCCTCTGAAGTGCGTCAAGCTAGACCGACCTCGCTTTGAGCGCGTCCTGGGTCCATGTTCAGATATTCTCAAACGTAATATCCAACAGTACAACAGCTTTGTCTCGCTGTCTGTCTGA